One Vanessa atalanta chromosome 6, ilVanAtal1.2, whole genome shotgun sequence genomic window carries:
- the LOC125064460 gene encoding uncharacterized protein F54F2.9-like — MACYGRPQVKTRKVEETSGDHWSETQQRALEAALAKIPKGAIGDRWQKIANAVPGKTTEECMRRFRYVSEMLRNQKLKLLQEGRRNTKTKRGHYQRKRLTDLI, encoded by the exons ATGGCGTGTTATGGCCGTCCGCAGGTGAAGACGCGTAAGGTGGAGGAGACGAGTGGCGACCACTGGTCTGAGACCCAGCAGCGCGCATTGGAGGCCGCCCTCGCCAAGATTCCCAAGGGAGCTATCGGAGACCGCTGGCAGAAGATCGCGAATGCCGTGCCCGGGAAGACCACG GAGGAGTGCATGCGGAGGTTCAGATATGTGTCAGAGATGTTGAGAAATCAAAAACTAAAGCTGTTACAAGAAGGAAGACGAAATACAAAAACTAAACGTGGACACTACCAACGAAAAAGATtaactgatttaatttaa
- the LOC125065029 gene encoding solute carrier family 25 member 35-like isoform X1: MDFVIGGLAGAGATIFTNPMDVVKTRLQLQGELRARNEHAARYRGIFHALYVIAKTDGALALQKGLAPAMVLGFCMNSVRLGMYHIAEVQGWTKTKEGDISIHRTMFWSSASGVMSGLAANPASVLKTRMQAAAHPSIAVGRQHSYNGMVDGVVKIYRMEGIRGFFAGVNATCSRLAIGSAAQLTTFSTTKETLLSYGLFERSPLGLAFAASCISGVMVALAICPFDVVAVRLYNQGPASKGELLYKGVFDCLSKIYKKEGLHGLYKGIGPLYLRIAPHTTLSLVIWDMLNILFNNKNK; this comes from the exons ATGGACTTCGTTATCGGAGGCCTGGCGGGTGCCGGTGCAACTATTTTCACAAATCCTATGGATGTGGTGAAAACGCGCCTACAGCTGCAAGGCGAACTGCGCGCACGCAATGAACACGCCGCAAGATATAGGGGAATATTCCATGCATTATACGTCATTGCAAAGACCGATGGAGCATTAGCCTTACAAAAAGGTTTGGCTCCAGCAATGGTTCTAGGGTTCTGTATGAATTCCGTAAG GTTAGGCATGTATCATATAGCTGAAGTCCAAGGTTGGACGAAGACAAAAGAAGGTGACATTAGCATACACAGGACAATGTTCTGGTCAAGTGCAAGTGGAGTGATGAGTGGCCTTGCTGCCAACCCTGCCTCTGTGCTAAAGACAAGAATGCAAGCAGCCGCCCACCCAAGTATAGCAGTGGGCAGGCAACATTCGTATAATG GTATGGTTGACGGGGTCGTAAAAATCTACAGAATGGAAGGAATACGAGGATTTTTTGCTGGTGTTAATGCTACCTGTTCAAGACTAGCTATCGGCAGTGCAGCTCAACTTACAACATTTTCGac TACAAAAGAAACATTGCTGTCTTATGGCTTGTTTGAGCGATCTCCTCTTGGACTCGCTTTCGCCGCAAGCTGTATCAGTGGCGTGATGGTAGCTCTAGCCATATGCCCTTTTGACGTCGTCGCAGTACGACTTTACAATCAGG GCCCTGCTTCGAAAGGTGAACTTCTTTACAAAGGAGTTTTTGACTGCctgagtaaaatatataaaaaggaagGACTCCATGGTCTATACAAAGGAATAGGTCCGCTTTATCTAAGAATAGCGCCTCATACAACCTTGTCCCTCGTCATTTGGGACAtgctaaacatattatttaataataaaaacaaataa
- the LOC125065029 gene encoding solute carrier family 25 member 35-like isoform X2: MDFVIGGLAGAGATIFTNPMDVVKTRLQLQGELRARNEHAARYRGIFHALYVIAKTDGALALQKGLAPAMVLGFCMNSVRLGMYHIAEVQGWTKTKEGDISIHRTMFWSSASGVMSGLAANPASVLKTRMQAAAHPSIAVGRQHSYNGMVDGVVKIYRMEGIRGFFAGVNATCSRLAIGSAAQLTTFSTVKELLLAHGYWEHAPATLAFTASLACGVVCVLLETPLDVVNTRLYNQGPASKGELLYKGVFDCLSKIYKKEGLHGLYKGIGPLYLRIAPHTTLSLVIWDMLNILFNNKNK; this comes from the exons ATGGACTTCGTTATCGGAGGCCTGGCGGGTGCCGGTGCAACTATTTTCACAAATCCTATGGATGTGGTGAAAACGCGCCTACAGCTGCAAGGCGAACTGCGCGCACGCAATGAACACGCCGCAAGATATAGGGGAATATTCCATGCATTATACGTCATTGCAAAGACCGATGGAGCATTAGCCTTACAAAAAGGTTTGGCTCCAGCAATGGTTCTAGGGTTCTGTATGAATTCCGTAAG GTTAGGCATGTATCATATAGCTGAAGTCCAAGGTTGGACGAAGACAAAAGAAGGTGACATTAGCATACACAGGACAATGTTCTGGTCAAGTGCAAGTGGAGTGATGAGTGGCCTTGCTGCCAACCCTGCCTCTGTGCTAAAGACAAGAATGCAAGCAGCCGCCCACCCAAGTATAGCAGTGGGCAGGCAACATTCGTATAATG GTATGGTTGACGGGGTCGTAAAAATCTACAGAATGGAAGGAATACGAGGATTTTTTGCTGGTGTTAATGCTACCTGTTCAAGACTAGCTATCGGCAGTGCAGCTCAACTTACAACATTTTCGac aGTGAAAGAACTCCTGCTTGCGCACGGTTATTGGGAGCATGCGCCCGCAACGCTCGCGTTCACAGCAAGCCTTGCGTGTGGAGTCGTATGTGTGTTGCTGGAAACCCCTCTGGATGTTGTCAATACAAGACTTTATAACCAGG GCCCTGCTTCGAAAGGTGAACTTCTTTACAAAGGAGTTTTTGACTGCctgagtaaaatatataaaaaggaagGACTCCATGGTCTATACAAAGGAATAGGTCCGCTTTATCTAAGAATAGCGCCTCATACAACCTTGTCCCTCGTCATTTGGGACAtgctaaacatattatttaataataaaaacaaataa
- the LOC125064459 gene encoding dnaJ homolog subfamily C member 1-like yields the protein MRCGILLFFTLILSVRAWDDDDLEVFDVVEEVNQNFYELLGVLKDASQSEIKSAFKRLTLKLHPDKNDAPDADVQFRNLVSVHNILKDPGKREKYNEVLKNGLPNWRSAVYYYRHVRKMGLAEGSIILFVIITFGQYAVGWAAYLEKRFTAEHILNSRSKKFFKKTGFDTGIAEILEMLPKPSIKDTLPFQIPRAIWWSITSIPDGITELKRRRIEMIEEKKRQKRKEEEDRIRAEREAAAAEARAEASSAARRRRAFVPPARDCLLDPASEPDDAAPVAVPVKPSPPVISGGLWTDDDLVELVRLVKKYPPGAAERWERIAEAMSRSVPEVTHMAAKLKENCYKLPGQDQAEETPPEPPKKVKTRKAEETSGGNWSQSQQRALEAALAKSPKGAPGDRWLKIANAVPGKTKEECMQRCKYLSEMLRKQKQKEEETQKLNVETPNENYNQIDEED from the exons atgcgGTGcggaattttgttattttttactttaatattaagtgTCCGTGCATGGGATGATGATGATTTAGAGGTCTTCGACGTGGTTGAAGAAGTGAATCAgaatttttatgaattactGGGAGTTTTAAAG gaTGCTTCACAATCAGAAATAAAATCAGCCTTCAAAAGGCTAACATTAAAGCTCCACCCGGATAAAAACGATGCTCCAGATGCAGATGTTCAGTTTAGGAACTTAGTATCTGTACACAACATACTTAAAGATCCTGGGAAACGAGAAAA GTATAATGAGGTCCTTAAGAATGGTCTTCCGAACTGGCGTTCAGCAGTGTATTACTATAGACACGTGAGGAAGATGGGCTTGGCCGAGGGTTctataatactttttgtaatcATAACATTCGGACAGTATGCTGTTGGCTGGGCTGCATATTTAGAAAAGAGGTTTACAGCT GAGCATATCTTAAATAGTCGAAGCAAgaagttttttaaaaagacaGGTTTTGACACTGGCATAGCAGAAATATTAGAAATGTTACCAAAACCTAGTATTAAAGACACTCTGCCATTTCAAATACCAAGAGCAATATGGTGGTCTATCACATCGATTCCTGATGGTATAACAGAATTAAAAAGAAGGAGGATAGAGATGATTGAAGAGAAGAAAAGGCAAAAGAGAAA GGAAGAAGAAGACCGTATCCGGGCGGAACGTGAAGCGGCTGCAGCGGAGGCCCGTGCAGAGGCTAGCAGTGCCGCGCGCCGGCGCAGGGCTTTCGTGCCGCCTGCCAGGGACTGTCTGCTGGATCCGGCCTCGGAGCCGGACGATGCAGCACCGGTGGCCGTACCCGTTAAACCT TCCCCTCCAGTTATATCGGGAGGTCTCTGGACGGATGACGATTTGGTGGAACTAGTCCGTCTAGTAAAGAAGTACCCGCCCGGCGCAGCTGAGCGATGGGAGAGGATAGCCGAAGCTATGTCGAGGAGTGTTCCTGAAGTTACCCATATGGCCGCCAAGCTTAAGGAGAACTGCTACAAGTTACCTGGTCAAGATCAAGCGGAAGAAACACCTCCCGAGCCACCGAAAAAG GTGAAGACCCGCAAGGCGGAGGAGACGAGCGGCGGCAACTGGTCGCAGAGCCAGCAGCGCGCGCTGGAGGCGGCGCTCGCCAAGAGCCCCAAGGGCGCGCCCGGGGACCGCTGGCTGAAGATCGCCAACGCCGTGCCCGGGAAGACTAAG gaggAGTGTATGCAGAGGTGCAAATATTTATCAGAAATGTTAAGAAAACAGAAGCAGAAGGAAGAAGAAACACAAAAACTAAACGTGGAAACTCCCAACGAAAATTATAATCAGATTGACGAAGAAGACTAA
- the LOC125065028 gene encoding uncharacterized protein LOC125065028 isoform X1: MPCPTPLFVITMIFFCLGVSMLGVILSKPACAAETPCSDGQLCPPQWECCDEGCCAPATNPPRHGPNDPLEDVFNGSWYSQWEVLFLLGTLAGILVCCVWCLVYKRPSGIYMCSFACCIPRNRSDRDSAGSVYPPPRYSRCGSIHQAPPPYSEVTSKPDLYPLVITCGEGDGKSGGSYLMVHYFRNYVIRAPGSLSATSTAESLNSSFICNAANEVNSIIPPPYSCASNCGECGAGCGAACGAACGRGALRSMTSLPEPRRREHGAFRENVITSPDQNYDLELDLIDCELYCDGGCKPRLGSSPPPRRASPSTDDTYCERAAYLRHLFLTSPDTPGGCESPPQPTSPTQSRESTLRRQIDERCQRRHDLFRKTPRTRKSSLYIPLSKIPPGTRKLLTRSAPATPSGALVPNLLNFTQRVSASRLSSRSSRLEEENDPLLADVESSRMDHKF, from the exons ATGCCGTGCCCAACTCCGCTCTTCGTGATAACCATGATTTTCTTTTGCCTCGGTGTTTCTATGCTGGGGGTTATATTGAGCAAGCCGGCT tgtGCCGCTGAAACTCCTTGTTCGGATGGGCAGCTATGCCCACCGCAATGGGAATGCTGCGATGAAGGTTGTTGCGCACCAGCCACAAACCCCCCACGTCACGGTCCAAATGATCCTTTGGAAGATGTTTTCAATGGTTCCTGGTATTCACAGTG GGAGGTGCTGTTCCTCTTGGGTACTCTAGCCGGGATCCTGGTGTGTTGCGTGTGGTGCCTGGTTTACAAGCGTCCATCTGGCATCTACATGTGTTCTTTCGCTTGCTGCATCCCCCGTAATCGCTCCGACCGCGACTCTGCTGGCTCCGTCTACCCTCCCCCGCGCTACAGCCGCTGTGGATCCATACACCAGGCGCCACCACCGTATTCTGAA GTCACGTCAAAACCAGACCTCTATCCACTCGTTATTACATGCGGCGAAGGAGACGGTAAATCCGGAGGAAGCTATCTTATGGTTCACTACTTTAGAAACTATGTAATTCGCGCACcag GTTCCCTATCAGCTACCAGTACCGCAGAATCCCTTAATTCTAGTTTTATATGTAACGCAGCAAATGAG GTAAATTCTATAATTCCACCACCATATTCATGTGCGAGTAACTGCGGGGAGTGCGGCGCGGGGTGCGGCGCGGCGTGCGGCGCGGCGTGCGGGCGCGGCGCGCTGCGCTCCATGACGTCACTACCCGAGCCGCGGCGACGCGAGCACGGCGCTTTCCGAGAGAATGTCATCACTTCACCG GATCAAAATTACGATCTGGAGTTGGATCTCATCGACTGTGAACTTTACTGTGATGGAGGATGCAAGCCTCGTCTCGGTTCGTCGCCTCCACCACGTCGAGCCTCTCCCAGCACTGATGACACTTACTGTGAACGCGCCGCATACCTCCGCCACCTCTTCCTGACATCTCCGGATACACCTGGAGGATGTGAGTCACCGCCGCAACCCACCAGCCCGACGCAATCAAGAGAGTCGACTCTCCGAAGACAGATCGACGAAAGATGCCAAAGAAGACACGACCTCTTCCGAAAAACTCCACGGACGAGAAAATCGAGCTTATATATACCACTATCAAAAATACCTCCCGGAACAAGAAAATTACTAACGAGATCCGCTCCAGCAACACCGAGTGGAGCTCTTGTacccaatttattaaattttacacagAGAGTCTCAGCTTCGAGACTCAGCTCGAGATCGTCAAGGTTAGAAGAAGAGAACGACCCCTTGTTAGCGGACGTGGAATCCTCGCGCATGGATCATAAATTCTAG
- the LOC125065028 gene encoding uncharacterized protein LOC125065028 isoform X2, with translation MCAAETPCSDGQLCPPQWECCDEGCCAPATNPPRHGPNDPLEDVFNGSWYSQWEVLFLLGTLAGILVCCVWCLVYKRPSGIYMCSFACCIPRNRSDRDSAGSVYPPPRYSRCGSIHQAPPPYSEVTSKPDLYPLVITCGEGDGKSGGSYLMVHYFRNYVIRAPGSLSATSTAESLNSSFICNAANEVNSIIPPPYSCASNCGECGAGCGAACGAACGRGALRSMTSLPEPRRREHGAFRENVITSPDQNYDLELDLIDCELYCDGGCKPRLGSSPPPRRASPSTDDTYCERAAYLRHLFLTSPDTPGGCESPPQPTSPTQSRESTLRRQIDERCQRRHDLFRKTPRTRKSSLYIPLSKIPPGTRKLLTRSAPATPSGALVPNLLNFTQRVSASRLSSRSSRLEEENDPLLADVESSRMDHKF, from the exons ATG tgtGCCGCTGAAACTCCTTGTTCGGATGGGCAGCTATGCCCACCGCAATGGGAATGCTGCGATGAAGGTTGTTGCGCACCAGCCACAAACCCCCCACGTCACGGTCCAAATGATCCTTTGGAAGATGTTTTCAATGGTTCCTGGTATTCACAGTG GGAGGTGCTGTTCCTCTTGGGTACTCTAGCCGGGATCCTGGTGTGTTGCGTGTGGTGCCTGGTTTACAAGCGTCCATCTGGCATCTACATGTGTTCTTTCGCTTGCTGCATCCCCCGTAATCGCTCCGACCGCGACTCTGCTGGCTCCGTCTACCCTCCCCCGCGCTACAGCCGCTGTGGATCCATACACCAGGCGCCACCACCGTATTCTGAA GTCACGTCAAAACCAGACCTCTATCCACTCGTTATTACATGCGGCGAAGGAGACGGTAAATCCGGAGGAAGCTATCTTATGGTTCACTACTTTAGAAACTATGTAATTCGCGCACcag GTTCCCTATCAGCTACCAGTACCGCAGAATCCCTTAATTCTAGTTTTATATGTAACGCAGCAAATGAG GTAAATTCTATAATTCCACCACCATATTCATGTGCGAGTAACTGCGGGGAGTGCGGCGCGGGGTGCGGCGCGGCGTGCGGCGCGGCGTGCGGGCGCGGCGCGCTGCGCTCCATGACGTCACTACCCGAGCCGCGGCGACGCGAGCACGGCGCTTTCCGAGAGAATGTCATCACTTCACCG GATCAAAATTACGATCTGGAGTTGGATCTCATCGACTGTGAACTTTACTGTGATGGAGGATGCAAGCCTCGTCTCGGTTCGTCGCCTCCACCACGTCGAGCCTCTCCCAGCACTGATGACACTTACTGTGAACGCGCCGCATACCTCCGCCACCTCTTCCTGACATCTCCGGATACACCTGGAGGATGTGAGTCACCGCCGCAACCCACCAGCCCGACGCAATCAAGAGAGTCGACTCTCCGAAGACAGATCGACGAAAGATGCCAAAGAAGACACGACCTCTTCCGAAAAACTCCACGGACGAGAAAATCGAGCTTATATATACCACTATCAAAAATACCTCCCGGAACAAGAAAATTACTAACGAGATCCGCTCCAGCAACACCGAGTGGAGCTCTTGTacccaatttattaaattttacacagAGAGTCTCAGCTTCGAGACTCAGCTCGAGATCGTCAAGGTTAGAAGAAGAGAACGACCCCTTGTTAGCGGACGTGGAATCCTCGCGCATGGATCATAAATTCTAG
- the LOC125065031 gene encoding YEATS domain-containing protein 4, with protein MSLPTDFGPDSGGRVKGLVIVKPIVYGNIARYFGKKREEDGHTHQWTVYVKPYANEDMSTYIKKVHFKLHESYANPNRIVTKPPYELTETGWGEFEIVIKIYFHDPNERPVTLYHILKLFQSPVSEGTPPVGRALVSESYEEIVFQEPTQLMQHLLNNVKPITNGQWTHDTNFEEKKEKTLERVISAQTKVRGEISDLKEKLQLAKETISKFKDEIAKLQNNPASSILSGI; from the exons ATGAGTTTACCCACAGACTTTGGTCCGGATTCCGGTGGTAGAGTAAAG GGTCTAGTCATAGTAAAACCAATAGTGTATGGTAATATAGCTAGATATTTCGGAAAGAAACGAGAAGAAGATGGTCACACACATCAATGGACTGTATACGTTAAACCCTACGCCAATGAAGACATGTCgacgtatattaaaaaagtacatttcAAACTGCACGAGAGCTACGCAAATCCCAATAGAATAGTGACGAAACCGCCATACGAATTAACAGAAACTGGATGGGGTGAATTCGAAATAGTTATCAAGATCTATTTTCATGATCCTAATGAACGACCT gtGACGCTGTACCATATTCTCAAGCTATTCCAATCACCTGTTAGTGAAGGCACACCACCAGTAGGCCGAGCGCTTGTTAGTGAATCATATGAAGAGATTGTATTCCAAGAACCTACACAGCTCATGCAACACTTGCTGAACAACGTAAAGCCCATTACTAATGGCCAATGGACGCATGATACTAATT TTGAAGAAAAGAAGGAAAAGACACTAGAAAGAGTGATATCAGCACAAACAAAGGTTCGAGGTGAAATATCAGACCTCAAAGAAAAACTTCAACTCGCGAAAGAAACTATATCGAAATTCAAAGATGAAATAGCAAAACTTCAAAACAACCCAGCTTCTAGTATTCTCTCTGGCATTTAA
- the LOC125065030 gene encoding uncharacterized protein LOC125065030, producing the protein MLPGPLAALDTQKTRALTTIYAPRKLKTRKHKTAQSRMLENNIPIKSTLSPFHPLPAIGQKKEKTKVIVFDLKKDDHALKLQEVLKPLTPLSIHALRKNTDCDDRKPHPLLRENTYDVIEPIYLNADKMKRTETTRRTVSENVAAPKMSPKTRFKNAALQVAKLTSVPETGKLLCLRERETYNIICREDNDSCRLQKLPQSPAQKLNTLSEIFQNLEMKGRHRDRMKKENSWF; encoded by the coding sequence ATGCTGCCCGGTCCACTCGCGGCCCTCGACACTCAGAAAACGCGCGCGCTCACTACTATTTACGCGCCGCGAAAACTCAAAACACGAAAACACAAAACCGCACAATCGAGGATGTTGGAAAACAATATACCGATAAAATCTACCCTGTCTCCTTTCCATCCGCTCCCAGCTATTGgacagaaaaaagaaaaaactaaagTTATAGTCTTTGATTTGAAGAAAGACGATCATGCTTTAAAATTGCAGGAAGTTCTTAAACCGTTAACACCTTTAAGCATTCATGCTCTACGAAAGAATACGGATTGCGACGATAGGAAACCACATCCACTATTGAGAGAGAATACTTATGACGTTATCGAGCCGATATATCTCAATGCAGATAAAATGAAAAGAACGGAAACGACAAGGAGAACAGTTTCCGAAAACGTTGCCGCGCCAAAGATGTCACCAAAGACAAGATTTAAAAACGCAGCATTACAAGTAGCAAAACTTACCTCTGTGCCAGAAACGGGAAAATTATTGTGCTTAAGGGAAAGAGAGACATACAACATAATATGCCGGGAAGATAACGATTCCTGTAGATTGCAAAAATTGCCACAAAGTCCTGCGCAGAAATTAAATACACTGTCAGAAATTTTTCAAAACTTAGAAATGAAGGGGCGACACAGGGATAGGATGAAAAAAGAGAACAGTTGGTTTTAA